AAGTGCATTTAGGATTTACTCAGCTCTTTATTCGGTAAGCAGAATCTCTGATCATCAATAGGTGTATTAGTGTAACTGCTTGTTGTGGGATTGTTGTCTTGCTTTATGTTTTTAAAGAAGTTGTAGACAGTAGGGATGGAATGCAGGCTAATTATAATGTTGAAAGATTATGTGGATGTCTGCACTGCCTACATTCAtcactttgtattttttttttcataaaacagttttatgaataaaatatttaaaaataagttaaaaatatttgtgaaAAGAAACAAGTTGACATATAATGTGCTCAGTGATCACtgtgaatatattttaaatgtattgttttctcATGGAGGGACATTGGTGAATAAAGGTAAacgttaaaatgtgaaaaaataaatgcTATCTAAAAGGTTcttttaaaatatgtacttattttttaagctgtttttttagtACACAACAGTGTGAACATTTGTCACAATATTATATGCTTCATCTATACTTCTTGTTGTTTGGATACCACACTTgagattaaaatataatttattcaaAATTTACCTTTAAAACTAATTCAGTTGATTTTAACTTCAGTATACTGTTTGTTCTAAAGTAAATCCTGCATACGTTTAGCACTAAaaagtttttgattttttaaatacagcatgTATTAAATGTAAGGAACCCCATATATGAAATATCCTAGTGTCTAAAACTGGATCACTTTTTgacaaactttttttattgtatgtttcCTTACTTTAAGACACCctgcctaaatgtatttttcaaaatatattatttaaagtttttttctatGATCTATGCAGAATCTGCTCCATCAGGTGAAGCAGGATGGAGACAGCCACCTACATCAACAACACCCTGCTCAATAGTCACCACCCCCTCAATGCCTCCGTGGCGGACAAGACTGTGTATCAAACCTGCCAGCACATGCCCGAGGTCATCCTCTTCTACCTGGGCATGCAGTTCATCAACATGTTCATGGGCATACCGGCCAACATCATGGTACTGTGGCTCATCTTCAGGAGCAAGGGAGACTCGTCCACCTCAGACATCTTCATTGTCCACCTGGCTGTGCTGGACACCTTCTTCTGCCTCATCCCACCATTGGAGTTTGCCAACCTGGTGTACTTGACCACCAGCAGCACATGGTACGTCCTGCGCTTCTTCTACGGTGTGAAGGACTCCTCACCCCTCTTTCTGTCCTGCATCTGCCTGGACCGCTACATGGCCGTCCGGCATCCAATAACCTTCACAAAACTGAAGGACCGCCCGCACCGGCCGGTGTGCGCCGGGGTCATGTGGGTCATCACTCTGGCCTATGCTGTTCTGAAGTGTATAGGAAGCATCCCCAGCTTTGAAAAGGTCTTCACGGTCATGATCCTGGCAGCCTTTGTGTTCATGGTCTTCTGCAACATCTCCATCCTCTGGGTCCTGCAGCAGTCTGGACCGGGCCGGGATGAGATGCACCCTGTCAAGAAAAGGGCTTTCAAGATGGTCCTCATTATTCTGGCCATCATCGTCTTCAACTACCTCCCTCCTGTAGCTCTTTTCCCGTTCCAGGCTTTCTTCACTCACGACGTGTTCAAATGCTACATCCACTACATCGCCTTCGGGTTCATGGACATCAGCAGCAGCATTCAGCCGCTGCTCTATCTGTCCAGGGAGCCGCCCAAATGTCCTGCGTGCTGCTGCAGAAGCTGCACTGATGAAGAAACGAAGAGTACAATCCAAAGTGAGCCATCGACTGTGTGCACAGTAGCTGATTAATAGtgcttttattaaaatgtaaagaggTTTGAGTaccgactatatatatatatatatatatatatatatatatatatatatatatatatatatatatatatatatatatatatatatatatatatatatatatatatatagtcatgggATATTAGGACTGCTAGGTAACGCCCAAacatctatatccctctatacGTTTTTTTGTGCTGCCAAGGAGGATTTAATGCTATGGCTAATCAGTGTCAATTTACACTTTGCTTCAAATTTTAAATACCAATAACGTctatttacttaattacatttatataactATGAGCAGATTAATTTTAGGTATAGTTAAAAAACCTAAGTACAAATACCTTACAGAACAATCCCctcatttattaaacatttaattaagaGTCACAATAAATAAAGTCATTCTGAGTGGTTTGGTTTGATAAGATCTGTCTAAAAGTAACTTGCGGAGAAAGAACTGCAGAGACGTGTACATCACAGAAGGTTCAATAAAATGGTAACTAAATGCTGGTTCCTTCAGAAACTATAACCCAATCATAATGGGATTTCTGCAGTCATTTGTTATTCAAGTAGTTATTTTAACATCATACAATGATTTCTTAGACCGGATTAAGGTGTAGAAATCCCATTAAGATATCTTGTAAAAGGGGATTTTAGCTCAGCAATCAGATATTTCAGCAGCTGTATTTAGGTGTTTTAACAtctgccttgtttggtccaaaCTTTTGGATTTTTTAGTttgggtctgaaccaaaataACTGTGAATGTGAAAGGGGAAACCGGTTCATCtgcatctgcagtgtgaaagcacttttctaatTGTTTCAGATTTTTAGACCAAATACCTTTAAAGTCCAGGCAGTCTTTTAACAAATAAGAGGAAAAGAGATGTTGGTGTTGTGCCTAAATCCAACTCCTCTTGGCGTGAAGGCGCATCACGCAGCAGTATGAATACAAAGCTTAGACTGAAAatgaatttatttactgtaacagtagatgaACCCCCTAtttacaaacataaataaaagcaatCAGAGGATAATCTGTTACTTATTCGGCTGGGGGGTCCTGAGTACGCCAAGAAGAGTCAGATTCTGTCATTAGAGCTAGAATTTGGAACAGGAACTCGCcaaactcataactaacattctatatttagtataaagatgctgtgaaaccaaaactaactgaacCAAATGTACACAATGTTACAAACTCACAAACTCTGATCTTGACATGACAGTTGACAGTCTTGATTTCTTTATGTTTTCTCAGTCTGTGCAAAGTCGTAACCCGATAGAATAGTCAATTATCCAAGAAAGAGCTTGACACATACCTGCataactgaacagaaaaaaaaaagataaaacaaatgtaacaaaattaaATGGGTTCTGAAATCTTCTAAATGTAAATGCATGTTCAAATCAATGACATGAAAAAGCAAAAGCATTCGCAAATGTTAATGTAATgaggttttatttaatttttaggtAATTGTGTAATGATGCAAATACAACTACTGGatttaaatgatataaaaaaaaatgcataaaaaataaagagatgggaacattgttttaataaaacgcatgaaaacactttaaacacttaaaTTGTGTTATGAATCATCTTTATTGTTGCTTAGCAAGCAAGCATGATTTCTAATGTTATCATAATtacacataataataaataaaaaaatctttggtATCACTTTACCTCACTGAATCAGGTAGATCTGCAACCCGCTACATTACTGATATACAGCTGTACATTACAGAGTCCAGGGTACAGTATACTTTACAGTCATGGTATGAACGAATAGACACACGACATATACAGCCAGATGAACCAGGtcaaataaagggaaaaaattaGTATGAATCATTTGGATTTTCAGTTTTAACTTTAATGTAAATTTATCTCATTCTTTTGTTGATTCATATCATCCAGTTCTTTATGGTCAGATGTTGCAGTGGGTCCAAAACCTACCCAGAATAATTAAACACAAGGCAGGAATACCCCCTGGAAAGGGCACCAGGGTACCACACATCCACCACATCCATTCACTCACACCTGGGGGCAACCTAGCATAGCTAACAGCCCACCTACCTACCaggaaacccacacaaacacagggaGTACCCAGAACAGAGGCAGGACTGAACCCACAATCATAcaatgcacaaacacacaaatttcAATTCgttttgaaataaaatgtattggaCCTGTTGCAAAATGTATCTGTTTACATGTAAATACTGTACaagtaatttaaaataaaactggTTATTTAAAACAATGTAATGTGCTACTTGAGCAGATTTGTGTGTTTAAGTAATTAATGCAAGCAATACAACACATTTGTgcttacattaaataattaacattaaaaaaactttactttatgTTCTTTATGTTACTCAATTGTGGGCTAAAGCCATTGCTACTATTTATAGACATTACAGTTCAAATAAATTATAGGTACATTTACAAGTTCTTACACATTCTTACATTTCAgatcatttgaattattatttatcACAATTTAAACAACAGCCAAAACATGTATCATATTTTTTCTAGATGTCAAATGCCTTTAGACCTTCATTAAGATGTATGAAAAAACAGTTCAAAATTAAATGTGTACATACATCATTGATTTGAATGACTTTTCTTTATCCAACTCTGCATTTCAGGATTACTGCTTCTAGGTATTAACATTCTTCCCTAAGCTAACAGAGCTTCCACTGTATTTACCTTCAGACCAACTGAGGCTACACAATCACGCAACTGGAAAAGTGGCCTAAATCCAATCATTTTTGTCTTAGTTAACACAGATGTAGTaactgtgtggcagtgtgaatgaCAGAAAGATGCTCAACCAGTAATTTAAGTCCAAGGAGTGCCAGTTtttacttttcacttttttttttttttgctatgaaATCTGATGTTCatgcaacctttttttttttatcaacccAACTTGACATTGTCATAAACGATTGTTAAAAATAGCATGAAGACTCTTCATCTGCGAGCATCTGCATCagttttgaatatgaactttttagaTGAAAGTTCAACATAATGTTCATATTACAGTTGTGCGGAATAACAGCAATACCatatataacaatattaaaaCACTTTAACGCCATCTCTAAATGAGAACAGTGTCTAGTTAATACAGGTCAATATAGCTCATTCATTCATGTGCATTTAAGATAGCCACACGATGGGGGAGCTCTCTGATAAATTTAATGCTACTTTCTAAAAACAGGTGGGGTAAAAAAATACAGTTGTAAGTTTAGCAAAGGCAAAGTCCCTAAACCTGGACAAAGAAGCCTGCAATGTGTGCCTCCAAACACTTGTGTGTGATTTGAGCCTCATTTAGGTAAAAATCGGTCTGTGCTGTGGTGTTAGGCACCACAGCTAGCTTACAACGACTTCACTCTCTTAGACACAAATTTTTATCATCAGTACTCAGGAAAGTTCTGTGTAACTCGGTGCATCTGTACTATGGCTAGCTTAGCAAGTGAGCTTCAGATCCCAACATCGCATGTTCTATCCATGTAGTTGATCTATCATTCTCGTCTAAACATTTATAAGAGAAGTTTCAAGCAGACAGACTTGCGTGTTTCCtgcaatggaaaaaaatgttgCTTAGCTATCATGCTTGCTAGCTAAGTGAATTCCTCTGAACAGCCTTTTATGAGTTTGTAAAAATCTAATCCACCCAAATTAAATTCTAAGGTAAATGAACACTGTAAAGCAGTACAAAATACATGAagcaaaactaaaaatatata
This genomic interval from Astyanax mexicanus isolate ESR-SI-001 chromosome 1, AstMex3_surface, whole genome shotgun sequence contains the following:
- the LOC103035353 gene encoding proteinase-activated receptor 3 encodes the protein METATYINNTLLNSHHPLNASVADKTVYQTCQHMPEVILFYLGMQFINMFMGIPANIMVLWLIFRSKGDSSTSDIFIVHLAVLDTFFCLIPPLEFANLVYLTTSSTWYVLRFFYGVKDSSPLFLSCICLDRYMAVRHPITFTKLKDRPHRPVCAGVMWVITLAYAVLKCIGSIPSFEKVFTVMILAAFVFMVFCNISILWVLQQSGPGRDEMHPVKKRAFKMVLIILAIIVFNYLPPVALFPFQAFFTHDVFKCYIHYIAFGFMDISSSIQPLLYLSREPPKCPACCCRSCTDEETKSTIQSEPSTVCTVAD